A single Saccharolobus shibatae B12 DNA region contains:
- a CDS encoding transketolase family protein, with protein MMQGNIYSMRETFGRLLADLGDKNKDLIVITADVGDSTRALYFREKFKDRYFNIGISEQDMVNFAAGLAAVGKKPAIVNFGMFLMRAWEQIRNSIARMNLDVKMFVTHTGYSDHGDGSSHQVLEDIALMRVLPNMKVIVPADPKDIERSLPVIINEERGPLYYRIGREYSPPITVGQEYEFKIGKAYVIKDGSDLAIMGAGVVLWDALKAAEELEKLGISVAVINLFSIKPIDESTIEYYARKTGKIITIEEHSIYGGIGSAVAEVTARRYPVPIRFVGATTFGRSARSQRDLLDYYNINYKTIIRETIDLLK; from the coding sequence ATGATGCAAGGAAATATCTACTCAATGCGTGAAACTTTCGGAAGATTGTTAGCAGATCTAGGAGATAAGAACAAAGATCTAATTGTGATAACTGCAGATGTAGGAGACTCTACCAGAGCATTATACTTTAGAGAGAAGTTTAAGGATAGATACTTTAATATCGGCATATCAGAGCAAGACATGGTAAATTTTGCTGCTGGCTTAGCTGCTGTTGGAAAAAAACCTGCTATAGTTAATTTTGGGATGTTCTTAATGAGAGCTTGGGAGCAAATAAGGAATAGTATAGCTAGAATGAATCTGGATGTTAAGATGTTTGTAACGCACACCGGATATAGTGACCATGGTGATGGATCTAGTCATCAAGTTCTTGAAGATATAGCGTTAATGCGTGTTTTACCAAACATGAAAGTAATAGTACCGGCGGATCCTAAGGATATTGAAAGAAGCTTACCAGTAATAATCAATGAGGAAAGAGGCCCATTGTACTATAGGATAGGTAGGGAGTATTCACCACCAATTACAGTAGGTCAAGAATATGAATTCAAAATTGGCAAAGCTTACGTAATTAAGGATGGAAGCGACTTAGCCATAATGGGGGCAGGTGTGGTTTTGTGGGACGCCTTAAAGGCAGCTGAGGAATTAGAGAAATTGGGAATTAGTGTAGCGGTTATAAATTTATTCTCAATAAAGCCGATAGATGAAAGTACTATAGAATACTATGCTAGAAAGACTGGTAAGATAATTACGATTGAAGAGCATAGTATATATGGAGGTATTGGTTCTGCCGTTGCAGAGGTTACAGCTAGGCGTTATCCAGTACCCATAAGATTTGTAGGTGCCACGACTTTTGGAAGGTCTGCTAGAAGTCAAAGGGATCTACTAGATTACTATAATATAAACTATAAAACTATTATAAGGGAGACAATTGATTTATTGAAGTAG
- a CDS encoding transketolase, with protein MEKGGGSDGTPISIEELDKLRQVAEKARRNVIKMLFYDQTIHVGSSLSSIEILTTLIFKHIRTDSSLVNKDWLILSKGHAAPALYAVLAEKGYIKEEELWRIQDITGLLQGHPETSIPGVDMSTGSLGQGLSFGIGVATGIKMANGSGRVYVVMGDGEQDEGEIWEAMTHAVVRNLDNLIAFIEMNNFQLDGSTEEIKPKNFLPKVWEAVGWKVLNCDGHDFISITNAINEAHKAGKPVVIFAKTVRGKGFPAIENTHKQRSSPDDARKYLLNA; from the coding sequence ATGGAAAAAGGTGGAGGAAGTGATGGAACTCCAATATCAATAGAAGAATTGGATAAGTTAAGGCAAGTAGCTGAAAAGGCAAGAAGAAATGTAATCAAAATGCTGTTTTATGATCAGACAATCCATGTAGGATCTTCTCTGAGTAGCATAGAGATACTAACTACATTAATATTCAAGCACATAAGGACTGATTCAAGCTTAGTGAATAAGGACTGGTTAATTTTAAGTAAAGGTCATGCAGCACCAGCTCTTTATGCTGTTCTAGCTGAAAAAGGTTATATAAAGGAAGAGGAACTTTGGAGAATACAAGATATAACTGGATTACTACAAGGTCATCCAGAGACTTCTATTCCCGGTGTAGATATGTCGACTGGTAGTTTAGGGCAAGGATTAAGCTTTGGAATAGGTGTTGCTACTGGTATAAAAATGGCTAATGGAAGTGGAAGAGTGTATGTGGTAATGGGTGATGGAGAACAAGATGAGGGAGAGATATGGGAGGCTATGACACATGCAGTAGTTAGAAATCTTGACAACTTGATTGCATTTATAGAGATGAACAATTTCCAGCTTGATGGTTCAACGGAGGAGATAAAACCAAAGAACTTCTTACCTAAGGTATGGGAAGCGGTAGGTTGGAAAGTGTTAAACTGTGATGGGCATGATTTCATAAGCATTACTAATGCAATCAATGAGGCACATAAGGCAGGTAAACCTGTTGTAATATTCGCTAAAACTGTAAGAGGAAAGGGATTCCCCGCAATAGAAAATACCCATAAACAGAGGTCTAGTCCAGATGATGCAAGGAAATATCTACTCAATGCGTGA
- a CDS encoding HesA/MoeB/ThiF family protein, producing MITFLLAFSATCLNLSNSSIDIGVPSLPPPFSIGTISIPTFSRQHLFLKIILHYNLVERYSRQLLVLGLGIQQRLNEVKILIAGCGALGSAIAELLARLGVGEITVIDADVVDVTNLHRVHLFDENDVGKPKAEICAKKLSLINSSIKINYIIDILDEQNVEKLISDKDYVFDALDSLYYKLLLNDATVKLRKILIYGGINGEYGSVKLIDSNQTSCLSCFINYSDQDEIGNSCDVIGTTPLIVELTATLQVNLMLNHLRGNPDYSLFYIDSRELKIERINVEKNFQCKTCVLNEYPFLNQKITKPNCGIFRVNMKVTELDKPKVFKNIGNVILCYPNIGCFEKRGR from the coding sequence TTGATTACATTTCTTCTTGCCTTTTCAGCTACTTGCCTTAACTTATCCAATTCTTCTATTGATATTGGAGTTCCATCACTTCCTCCACCTTTTTCCATTGGAACAATATCAATCCCCACTTTTAGTAGGCAACACTTATTTTTAAAGATTATTCTACATTATAATCTTGTGGAAAGGTATTCTAGGCAGCTCTTAGTCTTAGGATTAGGAATTCAACAGAGGTTAAATGAAGTAAAGATATTAATTGCAGGTTGTGGAGCTTTGGGTTCTGCTATTGCGGAGCTCTTAGCTAGATTAGGAGTTGGAGAGATAACTGTAATTGATGCAGATGTAGTAGACGTAACTAATTTGCATAGGGTTCATTTGTTTGACGAGAACGATGTAGGTAAGCCTAAAGCAGAGATTTGTGCTAAAAAGTTATCTCTTATAAATTCTTCAATCAAAATAAATTATATTATAGATATACTTGACGAGCAAAATGTTGAGAAGCTAATTTCTGATAAGGATTATGTATTTGATGCTTTAGATAGTTTGTACTACAAGTTATTATTAAATGATGCCACAGTAAAATTGCGAAAAATCCTAATATATGGAGGGATTAATGGTGAATATGGCTCTGTTAAATTAATAGATTCTAATCAAACTTCTTGCCTATCTTGTTTTATTAATTATTCAGATCAAGATGAAATTGGAAATTCGTGCGATGTCATCGGAACTACTCCATTAATAGTAGAATTAACAGCCACGCTCCAAGTTAATTTAATGCTTAATCATTTGAGAGGTAATCCGGATTACTCGTTGTTTTACATAGATTCTAGAGAACTAAAAATTGAGAGGATAAACGTCGAGAAGAACTTTCAATGCAAGACATGTGTACTAAATGAATACCCTTTTCTAAATCAGAAAATAACTAAACCTAACTGCGGAATATTTAGGGTTAATATGAAAGTAACTGAGTTAGATAAGCCTAAAGTTTTTAAAAACATCGGGAATGTAATTTTATGTTATCCTAATATTGGATGTTTCGAGAAAAGGGGAAGATAA
- a CDS encoding flippase-like domain-containing protein translates to MDKKYIAAIVLPFVVIVIYAYIFKINVIYVLKEDPKFFLIFLLAYVAQNSISSFKDSLLIKRRVDIALRARLLGNFIGLLLPGWAGQELVRSLVYNKHEVNLRQAFSYSILIGSIDVLAICLGYILLLPFFFNPLEFIFILVVLFNIAGWIAALSYFYLQHDKVNKIEQFIFKIVKMERIVTDYMEFKYYLKQGTTKDFAIYIIIDILGFACYGGYFYYITHNIFMSVFISFLYQVSILIPIPSAAVVGELALSIFLNPSYVFATRLNYIISNLLGSIFFKDMSFEELKKWSKEILKR, encoded by the coding sequence ATGGATAAGAAATACATTGCGGCGATTGTTCTTCCATTTGTGGTTATTGTAATCTATGCATACATATTTAAAATCAATGTAATATATGTATTAAAGGAGGATCCCAAATTCTTTCTAATTTTTCTTTTAGCGTATGTTGCTCAGAATTCCATCTCATCATTTAAGGATTCATTGCTAATTAAGCGTAGAGTAGACATAGCATTAAGAGCTAGATTACTGGGTAATTTTATAGGTCTGTTATTACCTGGATGGGCTGGGCAGGAACTAGTTAGAAGCTTAGTTTACAATAAACATGAAGTAAATTTAAGGCAAGCATTTAGTTACTCTATCCTTATAGGATCCATAGATGTACTTGCAATATGTTTGGGTTATATTTTACTATTGCCATTCTTTTTTAACCCATTAGAATTTATATTCATTTTGGTCGTATTATTTAACATAGCTGGATGGATAGCTGCACTATCGTATTTTTACTTGCAGCATGATAAAGTAAACAAAATAGAACAATTCATCTTTAAGATAGTTAAAATGGAACGAATTGTGACAGATTATATGGAATTTAAGTATTACCTTAAGCAGGGAACTACAAAGGATTTTGCAATTTATATCATAATTGATATACTTGGTTTCGCTTGCTATGGCGGCTATTTTTATTATATTACACATAATATTTTTATGTCAGTTTTTATCTCTTTTTTATATCAAGTATCTATATTAATACCAATACCATCTGCTGCAGTAGTGGGGGAGTTAGCACTATCAATATTTTTAAATCCCTCTTATGTCTTTGCAACAAGATTAAACTATATCATATCAAACTTACTTGGATCTATTTTCTTTAAGGATATGAGCTTTGAAGAGCTTAAAAAATGGTCAAAAGAAATTCTAAAGAGATAG
- a CDS encoding single-stranded DNA exonuclease, with protein MVKRNSKEIVMEVFLGEPNNQEIREVVRNIYSKDSLCLSVYYSIEPILFSFIISKNTKNSFILSFIPEECETQIRLDSNGKWIIDDKKKYFLGQNSFCSYLPITAEDVLPITSCIVTSTIVDRRPFSEWELEIIREMEKFDITTEKNLKIPAYKTLPLFLSLMFSLDPYIPSISGNRENTINLIKEINTSEIAKLEDLNESQLNTLLFRIISTIVKENPKFTRDDIITDRFFYLDYDILELAFSLIYSFDTIGSNEILQFVLSSSYAEALISRFRQTLSKGFSINLVENKQSYYIVETANFNSPFLVQIILLQLQKIRRDKMIVIKDNDKLYTSRFFIPSIKKEGLIKIDDRVKNLIGM; from the coding sequence ATGGTCAAAAGAAATTCTAAAGAGATAGTAATGGAAGTATTCTTAGGAGAGCCCAATAACCAAGAAATAAGGGAAGTAGTTAGGAATATATATTCAAAGGATAGTTTGTGTTTATCTGTATACTATTCTATAGAGCCTATATTATTTTCATTCATTATTTCCAAGAATACTAAGAATTCTTTCATTCTTTCGTTCATTCCAGAAGAATGTGAGACGCAAATCAGACTTGACTCTAACGGTAAATGGATAATAGATGATAAGAAAAAGTATTTCTTAGGACAAAACTCCTTTTGCTCATATTTGCCTATAACTGCTGAAGATGTTTTACCAATTACTAGTTGTATTGTAACATCAACAATAGTAGATAGAAGACCATTTTCTGAATGGGAACTAGAAATAATAAGAGAAATGGAAAAATTTGATATAACTACTGAAAAAAATCTGAAAATCCCAGCATATAAAACTTTACCACTCTTTTTATCGTTAATGTTTTCTCTGGATCCTTATATACCTAGTATATCTGGCAATAGAGAAAATACAATAAATCTTATAAAGGAAATAAATACTAGTGAAATAGCAAAACTAGAAGATCTAAACGAGAGTCAGTTAAATACATTACTTTTCAGAATAATTTCTACTATTGTAAAAGAAAACCCGAAATTTACCAGAGATGATATAATTACGGATAGATTTTTTTATCTTGATTATGATATATTAGAGTTAGCGTTTTCGTTAATTTATTCGTTTGATACTATCGGTAGTAATGAGATCTTGCAGTTTGTTTTATCGTCATCTTATGCTGAGGCATTAATCAGCAGATTTAGACAAACTCTCTCCAAGGGATTCTCAATTAATTTAGTTGAAAATAAGCAATCGTATTATATTGTTGAAACAGCCAATTTTAATTCTCCTTTTTTGGTGCAAATAATATTGTTACAATTACAAAAGATAAGGAGAGATAAAATGATAGTAATAAAAGATAATGATAAGCTTTACACTAGTAGATTTTTTATCCCATCAATAAAGAAAGAAGGGTTGATTAAAATTGATGATAGAGTTAAGAATCTTATCGGAATGTGA
- a CDS encoding KEOPS complex subunit Pcc1: MIELRILSECEDAELIIRSLNVDNVNLPEGMSIQTKVEGKELEIVIKMRITKPNDLMTVRNTADEILAHIKALQSSFDAIS; encoded by the coding sequence ATGATAGAGTTAAGAATCTTATCGGAATGTGAAGATGCAGAACTAATTATAAGAAGTTTAAACGTTGATAATGTAAATTTACCAGAAGGAATGTCAATTCAAACCAAGGTTGAAGGCAAAGAGTTAGAGATTGTAATAAAGATGAGAATTACAAAGCCAAATGACTTAATGACAGTCAGAAATACTGCGGACGAGATATTAGCGCATATAAAGGCACTTCAATCGTCATTTGATGCTATAAGTTAA
- a CDS encoding 50S ribosomal protein L16, with product MPLRPGRCYRHFSGPAYTRKEYIPGIPQPKITKFTSGNPNGDYDYEVRLITTEIGQIRHNALEAVRTITLKTLTKRTGSETSFFMWILKYPHHVLRENKMMAFAGADRLQDGMRLSFGTPIGTAARIEKLGEILIVVKVKKEHLDFAKEALKIASKKLPLRTRIEIIPLRPIRQEVQS from the coding sequence ATGCCACTACGACCTGGAAGATGTTATAGACATTTCTCCGGTCCTGCATATACCAGGAAAGAATACATCCCTGGTATTCCACAACCAAAGATAACTAAATTTACATCTGGAAATCCAAATGGAGATTATGACTATGAAGTTAGGTTAATTACTACTGAGATAGGGCAAATAAGGCATAATGCTTTGGAAGCTGTTAGGACTATTACTCTAAAGACATTAACTAAGAGAACTGGAAGTGAAACTTCGTTCTTTATGTGGATCTTAAAGTACCCCCATCATGTATTAAGAGAGAATAAAATGATGGCGTTTGCTGGAGCTGATAGATTACAAGACGGAATGAGATTGTCTTTTGGTACACCAATTGGTACTGCTGCTAGGATTGAAAAATTAGGAGAAATTTTAATTGTAGTAAAAGTTAAGAAGGAACATCTAGACTTCGCAAAAGAGGCGTTAAAGATAGCATCAAAGAAGTTACCTTTGCGTACTAGAATTGAGATCATTCCATTAAGGCCTATAAGACAGGAGGTTCAAAGTTGA
- the dph2 gene encoding diphthamide biosynthesis enzyme Dph2: MSYNFEEERVVKEIREKDAKRVLLQFPEGLKYFSIDIVKKLKEKLPNVDFIISGEPSWGACDIAEDEAQQVDADLIIHFGHTPYTWYYPKFPTIFINAESNLDISESALQSLENDISKYNGRKISLTATLQHVRLMSKIKSFLEDKGYDVVIGKPSNRFMFDGQVLGCDYKAAEVEADTFVIVSGGLFHALGLGLATNKPTIKLDPYLQKSEDITNEVRKILKVRYGKILQAMDKRTWVIIQGVKIGQNRPNMIKYFYDELTKKGYDVFIVTNKVLTRDVLRNLDRSYIDVFLVTSCPRLPIDDLYNYEKPVLTPGEAKMIINNSLEPYIFPW, encoded by the coding sequence TTGAGCTATAATTTTGAAGAAGAACGTGTAGTGAAGGAAATACGTGAAAAGGACGCAAAACGTGTTCTTTTACAATTTCCCGAAGGATTGAAGTATTTTTCTATAGATATAGTAAAGAAGTTAAAGGAAAAGCTACCTAACGTTGATTTTATAATATCTGGTGAACCTAGTTGGGGGGCTTGTGACATAGCTGAGGATGAAGCCCAACAAGTGGATGCTGATCTAATAATTCATTTCGGTCACACCCCTTATACGTGGTACTATCCTAAGTTTCCTACGATATTTATTAACGCTGAAAGTAATTTGGATATTTCTGAAAGTGCTCTTCAATCTTTAGAAAATGATATCAGTAAATATAATGGAAGAAAAATCTCATTAACAGCAACCTTACAACACGTAAGATTAATGTCCAAAATTAAGTCTTTCTTAGAAGATAAGGGATACGATGTAGTCATTGGTAAGCCATCTAATAGATTTATGTTTGATGGTCAAGTTTTAGGCTGTGACTACAAAGCAGCCGAAGTAGAAGCAGATACATTTGTTATTGTGTCAGGTGGACTATTTCATGCTCTAGGTTTAGGATTAGCTACAAATAAACCGACTATAAAACTTGATCCATATTTACAGAAAAGTGAGGATATAACAAACGAGGTTAGGAAGATACTAAAAGTTAGATATGGTAAAATCCTACAAGCAATGGATAAACGCACTTGGGTAATTATACAAGGTGTTAAGATTGGGCAAAATAGACCAAATATGATAAAATACTTCTATGATGAGTTAACTAAAAAAGGCTATGATGTTTTTATAGTAACAAATAAAGTGTTAACACGAGATGTACTTAGAAACCTAGATAGAAGCTATATAGATGTATTTTTAGTTACATCTTGCCCTAGATTGCCCATAGATGATCTATATAACTATGAAAAGCCAGTGTTAACACCTGGAGAGGCCAAAATGATCATAAATAATAGTCTGGAACCCTATATTTTCCCATGGTGA
- a CDS encoding exosome complex RNA-binding protein Csl4: protein MRVQGELALPGEELAVIEEFIAGDGTYEQNGIVRAAVVGKIFYDMLNRKSNVLGFKKIILQHLKKAKYVIGIVNSIKEDSALVSIVGIEEKSLASSISAYLHISQISNKKLNSITDAIKIGDVIKAKLLSYTFPLALTIKMKDLGVVYARCSRCGYLLIKQDENNLKCQRCGNIEQRKIGSYMVKKGGN, encoded by the coding sequence ATGAGAGTTCAAGGTGAATTAGCCTTACCCGGAGAAGAGCTAGCAGTGATTGAAGAATTTATAGCTGGCGATGGTACGTATGAACAAAATGGTATAGTTAGAGCTGCGGTTGTAGGAAAAATCTTTTATGATATGCTAAATAGGAAAAGTAACGTATTGGGATTTAAGAAAATCATACTTCAACACTTAAAGAAGGCTAAATACGTGATCGGTATTGTAAATTCTATTAAAGAAGATTCAGCACTAGTTTCAATAGTAGGTATCGAGGAGAAAAGTCTTGCGTCATCAATTTCGGCTTACTTACATATCTCTCAAATAAGTAATAAAAAACTTAATAGTATAACAGATGCTATAAAAATCGGAGACGTAATTAAAGCTAAATTACTTTCATACACTTTTCCTTTAGCTTTAACTATTAAGATGAAAGATCTTGGAGTTGTTTATGCTAGATGCTCAAGATGTGGATACTTATTGATCAAACAAGACGAAAATAATTTAAAATGTCAGAGATGCGGAAATATTGAACAACGAAAAATAGGATCTTATATGGTGAAGAAAGGTGGAAATTAA
- a CDS encoding DNA-directed RNA polymerase subunit L produces the protein MEIKILKSESNYLELEIEGEDHTLGNLIAGTLRKISGVSFASYYQPHPLTDKIIVKILTDGSIAPKDALLKAIETVRVMASHYIDEIKGLTK, from the coding sequence GTGGAAATTAAAATCCTAAAAAGTGAAAGCAATTACTTAGAATTAGAGATAGAAGGGGAAGATCATACGTTAGGTAACTTAATTGCGGGTACCTTGAGGAAAATTAGTGGTGTAAGTTTTGCTTCATATTATCAACCGCATCCCCTAACTGATAAAATAATAGTTAAAATACTAACTGATGGTTCAATAGCTCCTAAAGATGCTTTGCTAAAAGCTATCGAAACTGTAAGAGTAATGGCCTCACATTATATAGACGAAATAAAGGGATTAACTAAGTGA
- a CDS encoding DNA-directed RNA polymerase subunit M: protein MKKETRIAILVKVDCLYAICIFRGNFLEKLFLDINEENLIKQIATSSIIDEIRYSNIGIGENFKEQEPKKICENLIKKLSEKLNIDKVNG from the coding sequence GTGAAAAAGGAGACAAGGATAGCAATATTAGTTAAAGTCGATTGTTTGTATGCAATATGTATATTTAGGGGTAATTTCTTAGAAAAGCTATTTTTAGATATAAATGAGGAGAATCTAATTAAGCAAATAGCTACATCTTCCATAATTGATGAAATCAGATATTCTAATATTGGAATTGGTGAAAACTTTAAAGAACAAGAACCAAAGAAAATATGTGAAAATCTCATAAAGAAACTATCAGAAAAGTTAAATATAGATAAAGTAAATGGTTAA
- a CDS encoding transcription factor S, protein MKFCPKCNSMMVPKKSNGKNTYRCTKCGYEEEVPETTIVVTSKVKHSIKEKTLILEEEEMPSGAQKIKGVLCPSCKNDEAYFWILQTRRADEPPTRFYKCTKCGKVWREYE, encoded by the coding sequence ATGAAGTTCTGTCCCAAATGTAACTCTATGATGGTCCCAAAGAAATCCAATGGTAAGAACACATATAGATGCACGAAATGTGGTTATGAAGAGGAGGTTCCAGAGACAACAATAGTAGTGACAAGCAAAGTAAAACACAGTATTAAAGAAAAAACGCTAATATTAGAAGAGGAGGAAATGCCCAGTGGGGCTCAAAAAATAAAAGGTGTTCTATGTCCTTCATGTAAAAATGACGAAGCCTACTTCTGGATATTGCAAACTAGAAGGGCAGATGAGCCACCAACTAGATTTTATAAGTGCACAAAATGTGGTAAAGTATGGAGAGAGTACGAATAA
- a CDS encoding MFS transporter, giving the protein MDYNKPNFSTLEFKSVLTAGMGVFTDGYELYAISLVFYYIQKEFLLNGLEEGIVIASAYYGAAISAILLGFLSDKLGRKFIYGLDVALMSLGILFQSISTNFTEVVISRIILGFGIGADYVLSPIITAENSNPKNRGKRMIITFAVLWGMGAVAAAFIEQILLLMNIGNDLIWRIVLFMGILPAISVFYLRRKLPETYKFLSRIKPKQEELKKLENEIKSKIVISLDEVPFSKRFISAIGITIISSILWLLYDMYSSTFAIYGPITIAGNLGLNPIEFTYLAQFLAGLPGQIISIYLVDKIGRKPLIVIGYAGVAFWLFMYTLLLMNPYYFGLSIHISNPLKAAESLTGEAALLGLLFYLMNYLSSAIGPASIIGSAMLTSELVPTKVRGTSQAISVAADRLAAAFSITAFPLLLAKFGLPALLAVYSTIALVSCIITLLLIPETKGVELS; this is encoded by the coding sequence ATGGACTATAATAAACCGAATTTTTCCACACTAGAATTCAAGAGCGTCTTGACAGCTGGTATGGGAGTGTTTACTGATGGGTATGAACTTTACGCGATCTCTTTAGTTTTCTATTATATACAAAAGGAATTTTTATTAAATGGGCTTGAGGAAGGAATAGTTATAGCTAGTGCGTATTATGGTGCAGCAATTTCTGCAATTCTATTAGGCTTTTTATCAGATAAACTAGGAAGAAAGTTCATCTATGGTCTCGATGTAGCTTTAATGAGTCTAGGAATACTATTTCAGTCGATATCAACGAATTTTACAGAGGTAGTTATATCTAGAATAATCTTAGGTTTTGGAATTGGAGCAGATTATGTTCTTTCTCCTATAATTACTGCAGAGAATTCAAATCCCAAAAATAGAGGAAAACGAATGATAATAACATTTGCAGTACTTTGGGGAATGGGTGCAGTTGCCGCAGCATTTATCGAGCAAATCTTGCTCTTAATGAACATAGGGAACGATCTCATATGGAGAATAGTATTGTTTATGGGAATCCTCCCAGCAATTTCTGTATTTTACCTAAGGAGAAAACTCCCTGAAACATATAAATTCTTGAGTAGAATTAAACCAAAGCAAGAAGAATTAAAGAAGTTGGAAAACGAAATAAAAAGTAAAATTGTAATTTCTCTAGATGAAGTTCCATTCTCAAAAAGATTCATATCAGCTATAGGAATTACAATTATATCTTCTATACTCTGGCTTCTTTACGATATGTATTCCTCTACGTTTGCGATCTACGGTCCGATAACCATAGCGGGAAACTTGGGCCTAAATCCCATAGAATTCACATATTTGGCACAGTTTCTTGCAGGTTTACCGGGTCAGATAATAAGCATTTATCTAGTGGACAAAATAGGAAGAAAACCATTAATTGTAATAGGTTATGCTGGTGTTGCGTTTTGGCTTTTCATGTATACACTACTTCTCATGAATCCGTACTACTTTGGACTTAGCATACATATAAGTAATCCATTAAAAGCAGCAGAAAGTTTAACTGGAGAGGCTGCATTGTTAGGACTATTATTTTATCTTATGAACTATTTGTCATCAGCAATAGGACCCGCATCCATAATAGGGTCAGCTATGCTAACTTCAGAGTTAGTTCCAACCAAAGTTAGAGGAACCAGTCAAGCTATTAGTGTGGCAGCAGATAGACTCGCCGCAGCTTTTAGTATTACTGCGTTTCCTTTGTTATTAGCCAAATTTGGACTTCCTGCATTACTAGCAGTATA